GGAACCGAAAGCAAAACCGCGTTTGCCTTCCTCCAGCTCCTTGATCAGCTCCTCCAGCGCAAACCGGGTCGGATTGCCTGTACGCGAATATTCGTAGCCCTTATGAACGCCGATTTCCTCTTGCTCATAGGTGCTTACCTGATAAATAGGAACGTTAACCGCGCCAGTATGAGGATCGGTAGGTAGCCCGCCGTGAATCAGTTTTGTTTTACGTTTCATTTTATATCCCGCCTTCATATATTTTTTTGCTCAGATAACGTTCGCTGCTATCCGGGAAAATGGTAACGATATGTGCACCATCCGGTGCGCTCTCTGCTTCCAGTAAAGCAGCATGCAGGGCTGAACCGGAGGAACTGCCGACGAGAATCCCTTCACGCTCCGCCAGTTCCTTGACCCGGTTGAATGCGTCCACGTCGCTAATGGTATGAATGGCATTAAAATACCCTTTATCCATAAACTCGGGGATCAATTCCATGCCGATTCCTTCCGTTTTATGCGGACCTGACTCGCCGCCATTCAAAATGGACCCTTCCGGCTCCACAATGACCGTTTTAATAGCTGCATTTTGCTCCTTAAGATAACGCGAGGTTCCCATAAATGTGCCCCCCGAGCCTGCTCCTGCCACAAATACGTCCACTTTACCGTCCAGATCGTTCCAAATTTCAGGGCCCATTGTCGTATAATATGCCTCTGGATTATCCGGGTTGCTGAATTGACGTGGCAAGTATGCATCTTTGATTTCCGCAGCCAATTCCTTCGTTTTCTCGATGGCCCCTTTCATCCCCGCACTTGTCGGAGTATGAACGATACGCGCACCCAGCGCCCTCATCAGATCCTGTTTCTCTTGGCTGAACTTTTCAGGCACAGCAAAAATAACCGAAATGTTATAATGAAGCGCCGCCATAGCCAGGCCGATGCCTGCGTTGCCTGCTGTTGCTTCAATTAAAGTCCCGCCTGGCTTCAGCTGACCTGTCTTCAATGCTTTTTCAATAAGAGCCTTACCCACCCGATCCTTCACACTACCGCCCGGATTCATAAACTCCAGCTTGGCAAACAGACGAATTCCCCTCGGAAGAGAATAGCTGTTCAACTCCACTAATGGCGTGCGTCCGATTAATTCAAGGGTGTTGCGATATACATTCATAATTTTCAAGCTCCTTTTAATGGCGAATCCTAAATAAACCAATGGTAAAAAAATAGCAGGGTATTGCCGGAAAAGTTTACTTCTTTTCCCGGAAAACAAAGTAATACGGTGTGTATTTGTGCAATAAGATTTTATGTGTAATCGGAGCATTTGTCAATCTTCTCAGGCCTGCAAATGCTGCGCCAAGACACGCTTGATGGCGTTCAGGTCAAGCAGATTCGGTATGGCCGCTACCTGACGTGTTCCATCATCCAGTTGGCCTACAATATCCCCCACACTTCTTTATGCAAAGATTGAACTAATAAAAGAAAAAAGAGGGCTATTTGCCAGTCTGGTCAGACCAGCGGAATAGACCTCTTCGTAATATCACTTTATAAGCGCCGGGGAATTCCCCCGCCAGGCGCGGTAACCGGCGCCGATGACTCCGGCCTCCTGGTTGTCCTTAGCATAAATATAGTTCAGTCCCTCAGCGGGAAAGGGCTTGCGGGCGTGGCTGTATATTTTCGCCTCAAGCTCTTTTTTCGGAAATCCCGACATATGCAGTACGCCGCCGCCCAACACAATGTAATCCGGGTCCAGTATATTGATTTCTGTGGCTATCACCACCGCCACCGCTTCGAGAAAATCCTGGATAATCTCATGGCTTCCATACTTCACGAAAATATCCTCAAACGGAGTTCCGGCAAAATGAAGCTCATGCAGCTCGCGCAGCCGCTTGCCCGAGGCATACTGCTCTATGCAGCCCGGATTGCCGCAGCTGCACAAATCCTGCCGCCCCAGCACAGGAACATGTCCCAGCTCTGCTGCCGATCCATGCTTGCCGGCAATGAAGTGATCCTCGTAATAAATCGAGTTGCCGAAGCCTGTACCAAGATAAAAGCCTACTACAATGCCTCGCCGTTCCAGCTTGTGCGCGACGATCTCGGTCAGCAGCAGAAAATTCACATCATTATCCAGATAAACAGGGATGGCCAGCGCCGACTCCAGCGGATCAACGACATTCACCTGATTGAAGCCTTCAATATTCGGCGTCGAATATACGGTCTTCTTGTCTTTGCTGACCACGGATGGAAAGCCGATGCCGATCCCCTTAATCTCTGCCTCCGGATGCTTTTGAATATAAGAAGTAATATAGTTCCGCAGATTATCCTGGGGCTCCCCTTCTGCATATAACAAACGGCTGCTCTCGATATGAAAATGGCGCAGCTCCCCCATCTCGGACAATAGTCCGATACGAAAATTCGTTCCGCCAATATCGATTCCGATGGTGTATCCCC
This DNA window, taken from Paenibacillus kribbensis, encodes the following:
- a CDS encoding PLP-dependent cysteine synthase family protein, translating into MNVYRNTLELIGRTPLVELNSYSLPRGIRLFAKLEFMNPGGSVKDRVGKALIEKALKTGQLKPGGTLIEATAGNAGIGLAMAALHYNISVIFAVPEKFSQEKQDLMRALGARIVHTPTSAGMKGAIEKTKELAAEIKDAYLPRQFSNPDNPEAYYTTMGPEIWNDLDGKVDVFVAGAGSGGTFMGTSRYLKEQNAAIKTVIVEPEGSILNGGESGPHKTEGIGMELIPEFMDKGYFNAIHTISDVDAFNRVKELAEREGILVGSSSGSALHAALLEAESAPDGAHIVTIFPDSSERYLSKKIYEGGI
- the alsK gene encoding allose kinase produces the protein MDSNERIQGGYTIGIDIGGTNFRIGLLSEMGELRHFHIESSRLLYAEGEPQDNLRNYITSYIQKHPEAEIKGIGIGFPSVVSKDKKTVYSTPNIEGFNQVNVVDPLESALAIPVYLDNDVNFLLLTEIVAHKLERRGIVVGFYLGTGFGNSIYYEDHFIAGKHGSAAELGHVPVLGRQDLCSCGNPGCIEQYASGKRLRELHELHFAGTPFEDIFVKYGSHEIIQDFLEAVAVVIATEINILDPDYIVLGGGVLHMSGFPKKELEAKIYSHARKPFPAEGLNYIYAKDNQEAGVIGAGYRAWRGNSPALIK